A stretch of Drosophila gunungcola strain Sukarami chromosome 3L unlocalized genomic scaffold, Dgunungcola_SK_2 000002F, whole genome shotgun sequence DNA encodes these proteins:
- the LOC128257944 gene encoding LOW QUALITY PROTEIN: equilibrative nucleoside transporter 4 (The sequence of the model RefSeq protein was modified relative to this genomic sequence to represent the inferred CDS: deleted 1 base in 1 codon), which produces MDGGGQDTTYEPLDGRGSGRSRSTNSTAGSGLRHPGSMDSPEFDTRAPKDQRHSVYLALLAAGIGFVLPYNSFIIAADYWQARFPGRPVALDMSMTYIFVAFGTVLMNNIVLSVAPFQSRVLFGYMISFTTLIFVAVCEVAWHMFASNTAYVVNMSAVALTAIGCTVQQSSFYGFASMLPKQYTQAVMAGESIAGFLVSSNRVVTKLLINNDRVSTVIFFLTSTLYILFSYLLHVATINSPFVRFHVEACSKIVLRPDEEIDGVASGTRYGVLSMDGTHTTTTAVGPPGSGNTLSFSNPVYELSNPTAGESSIESLGQLPELPATPPAQEPTTPTTVAFKVEHVITPRRCRPSKLGDIREGFVTRWRVAQVIYPHMVCIALAYCVTLSLYPGIEVEVQSCALRSWMPVLLMFCFNTSDVVGKILAASPYPWSRRQLILLSGLRIVLVPLLLLCCAPRQRPVISGETAPFVFTIALGITNGLAGSLPMMLAPAKVPGTLKEVTGNIMTLSYNVGLTVGSLIGYVFESMLGPQLVNPCPTYPYVPASMLDQFHGHGHGHGHLPHPLPLTSTSTMSPPTTGATTLAPLLLNTTLATLGLPSSSSTTSTASPALATVITTTALALYSTVATGSAEVINATMSSILSTVTSSVGDISDEMTTDPQTPDALLDNI; this is translated from the exons ATGGATGGGGGCGGACAGGATACCACCTATGAGCCGCTGGATGGACGAGGCTCTGGTCGTTCGAGGAGCACT AACTCCACAGCTGGATCCGGACTGAGGCATCCTGGAAGCATGGACAGTCCCGAGTTCGATACACGCGCCCCCAAGGATCAGAGGCACTCCGTCTACCTGGCTCTCCTGGCAGCGGGcattggttttgttttgcccTATAATAG ttttattatTGCGGCGGACTACTGGCAGGCGCGTTTTCCGGGTCGTCCGGTGGCCCTGGACATGTCGATGACCTATATTTTCGTGGCCTTCGGCACCGTGCTGATGAACAACATAGTGCTATCGGTGGCGCCGTTCCAGTCGCGGGTGCTCTTCGGCTACATGATATCCTTCACCACGCTGATCTTCGTGGCCGTCTGCGAGGTGGCCTGGCACATGTTTGCCTCCAATACCGCCTATGTGGTGAACATGTCGGCGGTGGCCCTGACCGCCATCGGCTGTACTGTTCAGCAGTCCAGCTTCTACGGATTCGCCTCCATGCTGCCCAAGCAGTACACCCAGGCGGTGATGGCCGGCGAAAGCATCGCCGGATTCCTGGTGTCTTCCAATCGTGTCGTTACCAAGCTGCTGATCAACAACGATCGCGTCTCCACGGTCATCTTCTTCCTGACCTCCACACTCTACATACTCTTCAGCTACCTGCTGCACGTGGCCACGATCAACTCGCCGTTTGTGCGGTTCCATGTGGAGGCCTGCTCCAAGATTGTCCTGCGACCGGATGAG GAGATTGACGGAGTTGCAAGTGGTACTCGGTACGGTGTGCTCTCGATGGACGGAACCCACACCACGACCACAGCGGTGGGTCCTCCTGGCAGCGGAAATACCCTGAGTTTCAGCAATCCCGTCTACGAGCTGTCCAATCCAACGGCCGGCGAAAGCAGCATTGAGTCATTGGGCCAACTGCCTGAGCtcccggccacgccccccgcccAGGAGCCCACAACGCCCACGACGGTGGCCTTCAAG GTGGAGCACGTGATCACTCCTCGGCGCTGCCGGCCGAGCAAGCTGGGCGACATCCGCGAGGGATTCGTGACCCGGTGGCGGGTGGCCCAGGTGATCTATCCGCACATGGTGTGCATTGCTTTGGCCTACTGCGTGACCCTCTCCCTGTATCCGGGCATCGAGGTCGAGGTCCAATCCTGCGCCCTCCGCTCCTGGATGCCAGTGCTGCTGATGTTCTGCTTTAACACGTCGGACGTGGTGGGCAAGATCCTGGCCGCCAGTCCGTATCCCTGGTCGCGTCGCCAGCTGATCCTGCTGTCCGGCTTGAGGATCGTCCTGGTGCCGCTCCTACTGCTCTGCTGTGCGCCCCGCCAGCGTCCCGTGATCTCCGGCGAAACGGCACCCTTTGTCTTCACCATCGCCCTGGGGATCACCAATGGACTGGCCGGCAGCTTGCCCATGATGCTGGCCCCCGCCAAGGTGCCGGGAACTCTGAAGGAGGTCACTGGCAACATAATGACCTTGTCGTACAACGTGGGTCTGACGGTGGGCTCCCTGATCGGATACGTTTTCGAGAGCATGCTGGGACCGCAGCTGGTGAATCCCTGTCCCACGTATCCCTATGTGCCCGCCTCGATGCTGGACCAGTTCCATGGGCATGGCCATGGACACGGCCATCTGCCGCATCCGTTGCCGCTGACCAGTACCAGCACGATGAGTCCACCAACCACGGGCGCCACCACACTGGCACCGCTCCTGCTCAATACCACGCTGGCCACCCTTGGACTGCCCTCGTCCAGTTCCACCACCAGCACCGCCAGTCCGGCCCTGGCCACCGTGATCACCACAACGGCTCTGGCCCTCTACAGCACTGTGGCCACGGGCAGTGCCGAGGTAATCAATGCCACCATGTCCTCGATTCTGTCCACAGTGACCAGTTCGGTGGGCGATATCAGCGACGAGATGACCACGGATCCTCAGACGCCCGATGCACTGCTCGATAATATCTAA
- the LOC128257936 gene encoding LOW QUALITY PROTEIN: uncharacterized protein LOC128257936 (The sequence of the model RefSeq protein was modified relative to this genomic sequence to represent the inferred CDS: inserted 1 base in 1 codon) gives MKEYFGFNGKVTIYNLNSYCFNEIFRQIERNCASSDSKDNLLKYTDLIHFAISCERFTKAFKEWSPDLYKKLCIENTFLNRSRWIEIDFSNLHDHMEGLSMKEKKIFWTDYLSNIRENEQLESLNLIYEPTRYYREHFDRFEEFIRCLKNKNKLRELNVKLKGYSFETLPEISHLESLQLDVHIKANTLRKFCELNPNLRRLKLGNNEVYGRLTDIVEHCSQLEYLSFVMKQGVDAVEYERLANLSNLHELTLLGXHQEGTLVKLFQGLAEKQSQRMITYGKILRNEHRDEGIPEKQVRRICIPETYVSSEEAFALASMPILISLKCCMRDTSVYSDLPLTGNLTDICLMPHPKQYDSVSDRIRVTFRANRPMNKIHDAFYQSIKSQDPKLWHQASDQEYGQINRFRFEGGYDTTTLPNLISSSAMAVCIEKIVMFKNDPISDQEVATMAAIPTLTTIRCSITQVEQMIAVKLLQLKGITEAEKRVDRIRTEGFEIRLTHGHKSVNLTLDFFEKDDRICPKILAPLANVRNLKGLVIKGNYIGGSLLELFKRLASLETHTLQELDAVFLDPEMLAELVKIRSLKTLKSGFFCSKNIDLLAGMNQLETLILTVHPQGSLRKLFNNLALQKVQVLKSLTIQRTKLVSEEIAEFAGLRSLESLQLGLPEVQNWSQPSTDKTKNAGVRYCKECRLPPSTYTYKQNQIPVHTLTSLPEEKTLAEQFDFLTELYDSLTPVNLELLGNLPNLVELRIYFNYKAQAVEKLLRTIALRSPQRLQKLSFSSHDTRLITIFEDLRSLECVFYHMHDIEHIAQLGNLTELQINNPMNILMWELLKELNALPNLQSLLFDNTDLEFLDLVEITKLNGLKHLRLGLAAKKFVFFLIQLKNLEVLEITSTHYAAILEPNFIFSFLVSCPNIRSITLFRYYGFLRQYYINGIINHCKLFRNPNDQPPFKLRGVWSDFTRLSQLTKYNNEIMELERVDTSYQDSEESDDDSDNENSAI, from the exons ATGAAAGAATATTTCGGTTTTAATGGAAAAGTAACAATATATAACTTAAACTCGTATTGTTTCAATGAAATTTTTCGTCAAATTGAAAGAAACTGCGCTTCCAGTGATAGCAAGgataatttattaaagtacACTGATCTCATCCACTTTGCAATCAGCTGCGAGAGATTCACCAAAGCCTTTAAGGAATGGAGCCCCGATCTTTATAAGAAACTATGCAttgaaaacacatttttaaatagatcTCGATGGATAGAAATCGACTTCTCAAATCTACATGACCATATGGAAGGTCTTTCaatgaaagaaaagaaaatattctGGACGGATTATCTCAGCAACATCAGGGAGAACGAACAACTGGAATccttgaatttaatttatgaaccAACACGTTACTACCGCGAACATTTTGACCGATTCGAAGAGTTCATAAGGTGCCTCAAAAATAAGAACAAATTGCGTGAGCTCAATGTAAAACTAAAAG GATATAGTTTCGAAACTCTGCCGGAGATCAGCCATCTGGAAAGCCTCCAGCTTGATGTCCATATAAAGGCCAATACTTTGCGCAAGTTTTGCGAATTAAATCCAAATTTACGGCGACTCAAGCTGGGCAACAATGAGGTTTATGGCAGATTGACGGATATAGTGGAGCATTGCAGCCAACTCGAGTACCTGAGTTTTGTGATGAAGCAGGGAGTTGATGCCGTGGAGTATGAACGCCTTGCCAACCTATCAAATCTGCACGAACTAACGCTCCTTG GGCATCAGGAGGGAACGCTGGTGAAGCTCTTTCAAGGACTAGCAGAGAAGCAGTCCCAACGCATGATCACCTACGGAAAGATACTTCGTAACGAGCATCGCGACGAGGGAATCCCAGAGAAGCAGGTTCGAAGGATTTGCATCCCGGAAACGTATGTAAGTAGCGAAGAGGCCTTTGCTTTGGCATCCATGCCCATATTGATTTCACTCAAATGCTGCATGCGGGATACGTCTGTGTATTCCGATTTACCTCTAACCGGAAATCTGACTGATATTTGCCTAATGCCTCATCCCAAGCAATATGATAGTGTGAGTGATCGCATTAGAGTTACTTTTCGGGCAAATCGGCCCATGAACAAAATACACGATGCATTCTATCAGTCAATAAAGTCCCAAGATCCAAAGCTATGGCATCAAGCTTCTGACCAAGAATATGGTCAAATTAACCGTTTCCGCTTTGAGGGTGGGTACGATACCACAACTTTGCCTAATTTAATATCATCATCAGCCATGGCGGTCTGCATTGAGAAAATAGTTATGTTTAAGAACGATCCAATTTCCGACCAAGAAGTGGCTACGATGGCTGCCATACCGACGCTGACCACCATCCGGTGTTCCATCACTCAAGTGGAGCAGATGATCGCAGTGAAACTCCTGCAGCTAAAAGGAATTACAGAGGCAGAAAAACGAGTGGATCGCATCAGAACCGAAGGTTTTGAGATTCGATTGACCCATGGTCACAAATCTGTGAATCTTACTTTGGACTTTTTCGAGAAAGACGATAGGATTTGTCCCAAAATTCTTGCACCTCTAGCAAATGTTAGAAACTTAAAAGGACTTGTGATCAAGGGAAACTATATAGGCGGTTCATTATTAGAGCTTTTCAAAAGATTAGCCTCATTGGAAACACACACTCTGCAAGAATTGGATGCTGTTTTTCTTGACCCCGAAATGCTTGCAGAACTGGTGAAGATCCGCAGCCTAAAGACCCTAAAAAGCGGTTTCTTCTGCTCCAAAAATATTGATCTACTGGCCGGGATGAATCAACTCGAGACGCTAATCCTGACCGTCCATCCACAAGGATCTCTGAGAAAATTGTTCAACAATCTTGCCCTCCAAAAGGTTCAAGTACTCAAGAGCCTCACAATTCAAAGGACAAAACTTGTTTCCGAGGAAATTGCCGAGTTTGCTGGCCTAAGATCCTTGGAAAGTTTGCAGCTGGGCTTGCCAGAAGTACAAAATTGGTCACAGCCCTCGAccgataaaacaaaaaatgcaggCGTTAGATACTGTAAAGAGTGTCGTTTGCCACCGAGTACATACACTTACAAACAGAACCAAATCCCTGTTCATACTTTAACTTCTCTGCCTGAGGAAAAAACCTTAGCTGAGCAATTTGATTTTCTAACGGAATTGTATGATAGTTTAACGCCGGTTAACTTGGAACTCTTGGGAAATCTGCCGAACCTAGTGGAACTTagaatttactttaattataaaGCCCAAGCCGTGGAAAAATTGCTGAGAACTATTGCCTTGCGGTCCCCTCAAAGGCTGCAAAAACTTTCATTTTCATCGCATGACACCAGGTTGATAACGATTTTCGAGGACTTGCGATCCCTTGAGTGCGTTTTCTACCACATGCACGACATTGAACATATAGCACAGCTCGGAAATCTTACGGAGTTACAGATAAATAACCCcatgaatattttaatgtggGAGCTCCTCAAAGAACTTAATGCCTTGCCTAACCTGCAGAGCTTGCTTTTTGATAATACAGACCTGGAATTCCTGGATCTTGTGGAGATAACGAAGCTAAATGGACTGAAGCATTTACGACTCGGCCTCGCCGCAAAAAAGTTTGTCTTCTTCCTGATCCAACTGAAAAATCTGGAAGTTTTGGAAATCACATCGACTCATTACGCAGCGATACTTGAGcccaactttattttttcatttctggTGTCATGCCCAAATATAAGATCAATAACTCTTTTTCGATACTATGGCTTCCTAAGACAGTATTATATCAACGGAATCATAAACCATTGTAAGTTGTTTAGGAACCCAAACGATCAGCCGCCATTTAAATTGCGTGGAGTGTGGAGTGATTTTACAAGGCTAAGCCAG TTGACCAAATATAACAACGAAATCATGGAATTGGAGCGGGTTGATACGAGTTATCAAGATAGCGAGGAGTCCGATGACGACTCTGATAATGAAAATAGTGCCATATAA